The following are encoded together in the Mugil cephalus isolate CIBA_MC_2020 chromosome 18, CIBA_Mcephalus_1.1, whole genome shotgun sequence genome:
- the zdhhc23b gene encoding palmitoyltransferase ZDHHC23-B isoform X1, with product MKKRGNKVLKEEEEEETLCCCEYVNRHGERSHVAACCCDCEDLDDACDRFFKREAQKPESLSQVAAVVSDRIRVPWLWGGARKLELSIIPPLVLLPALLHLAAFHFLLGLVVLTALPGLVLWYYYFTHRKKGQTLFFLSLAIFSLGYMYYLFVTEVFPRGDVGLRQLVLVSVGVVLTLLALFHTKKKGPGVVRPSKEDVHSTVTYYGPVPDRDTSLNGGRQDVTMTVANRAGSPERAEAELKESGRRNWCPTCRVARPPRAGHCRICGVCVPRLDHHCVWINSCVGQANHRSFLLTLVLFLSTSLYGISLVLQSVCPHQNLLTSLLYCPGVYDQYSTALCFTCAWYSSIVTCGLLHLLLVQAVNVSYNVTEREARVALREKTARSAYWGLVVDTGVYSRGFRGNWSEFMTMGDKLNPPSPADLV from the exons ATGAAGAAGCGAGGCAACAAggtgctgaaggaggaggaggaggaggagaccttGTGCTGCTGCGAGTACGTGAACAGACATGGCGAGCGCAGCCATGTAGCCGCCTGTTGCTGTGACTGTGAGGACCTGGATGATGCATGTGACAG GTTTTTCAAGAGGGAGGCTCAGAAACCTGAATCCCTGTCGCAGGTGGCTGCAGTCGTCTCCGACCGCATCCGTGTGCCGTGGCTGTGGGGCGGAGCCAGAAAACTGGAGTTGTCCATCATCCCTCCTCTTGTTCTCCTCCCCGCCTTGTTGCACCTGGctgctttccacttcctgctgggCCTGGTGGTTCTCACCGCCCTGCCCGGCCTGGTGCTGTGGTACTACTATTTCACCCACCGCAAGAAGGGACAGACgctcttcttcctcagcctCGCCATCTTCTCTTTGGGGTACATGTACTACTTGTTCGTCACGGAGGTGTTTCCCCGCGGGGATGTTGGACTGCGTCAGCTGGTGTTGGTAAGTGTAGGGGTCGTCCTCACCCTGCTCGCTCTCTTTCACACCAAGAAGAAGGGACCCGGCGTGGTGCGACCGAGCAAAGAGGACGTCCACAGCACGGTGACGTATTACGGCCCCGTGCCGGACAGAGACACTTCCCTGAACGGGGGGAGGCAGGACGTGACTATGACGGTAGCCAACCGGGCGGGGTCGCCGGAGCGGGCGGAGGCGGAGCTGAAGGAAAGCGGCCGAAGGAACTGGTGTCCGACGTGTAGGGTGGCGCGGCCCCCGAGGGCGGGACATTGTCGGATCTGTGGCGTCTGCGTGCCGCGTCTCGACCACCACTGTGTCTG GATAAACAGCTGTGTGGGCCAAGCCAACCACCGCAGCTTCCTGCTCACACTGGTCCTCTTCCTGTCGACGTCGCTGTACGGCATCAGCCTGGTGCTGCAGAGTGTTTGTCCGCATCAAAACCTCCTCACCTCCTTATTGTACTGCCCGGGGGTCTATGACCAGTACAG cactgCACTTTGTTTCACCTGCGCGTGGTACAGCAGCATCGTGACCTGTGGGctgctccaccttctcctcGTACAGGCCGTTAATGTGAGCTACAACGTCACCGAGCGCGAAGCGCGCGTCGCCCTGCGAGAGAAGACCGCCCGCAGCGCGTACTGGGGGCTCGTCGTGGACACCGGCGTCTACTCTCGGGGTTTCCGTGGCAACTGGTCTGAGTTCATGACCATGGGAGACAAActgaaccccccctcccctgcgGACCTGGTGTAA
- the ccdc191 gene encoding coiled-coil domain-containing protein 191: protein MTFPGHNPHLFRWRGLGSAEKVHEKNFDIDQWRKRVEVASEFAVSEVFPHKKTHSGFSRPAVPLQSSEQLRDHDDAYSEAQALLGDWLGNKLRMELEMEDEDLKCSPEQRSPAALATAQSTAMDHNTFDDFYNCVAEEEEHFAVNSFLQGLMEQEVLDSGMMEELALDGRQTRTKYRDPSVTMEARHQQVRENRARREAERQRQQREREARRDAREEAKKRERGEEMRKRQEERRQEEMVQQEMVRLRRQMEERRGLEQLYRQRERAEAGAQTGARRLQSPPAPPVKQQQQQQDAERLYQKQKIQAKVHMSNLKCLQRHFSAWYSAVLDRRLRLGKAKALCDWKKQLRAWRAWRAVVWAEQKKREVTRTEEELRNDNRQRQLAAESDRRRLLRRCLNEWQLWCRMEREQRDILAQQQETRRKMAALISAASTGKLKARETPAPRLIMAPPEAPSQPENTGKEDHKGAGAPAPEECAAHRIKTPAAKDSPPSEPWQVTRRHAAPAPAELREARQRAEGHRSKKNAASPGGRFENRHAVQQEIIAQQRKLLKEQQEQISRLREKESMMGLELEMEKTAQLTQLSALRGSRPRSHSSDTGEQRTQRVAAESESQRAPSRKTVSRQTCPHPIITAMEARAHQRAERRREIEELRRKKDEEKLAEMKAAEEQRQREEEEEKRKAAEKRREEKRKEREREEEKQTQLKRQQELLSLARQHYHRTSLLRRGLAPWRRFIQLRKADVELAESHRNLFLLRRCTLAWQRSARESLSEKEACADQLHQHFLLRRSLSCWKRLKDVRAIQEERAERFHRRRTLRRFLLALLDHVTQERLVEWDRRELAQEHSDRRVLQRCFLAWRRLPCLLRRERQRDERREKLSRKVAEVLSDFCSVPL from the exons CTCAGGCCCTTCTAGGTGATTGGTTGGGCAACAAGCTAAGGATGGAGTTGGAGATGGAGGACGAAGACCTGAAGTGTTCTCCAGAGCAGAGAAGCCCAGCTGCACTGGCTACTGCCCAGTCCACCGCTATGGACCACAACACCTTCGATG ATTTTTATAACTGCGTggctgaggaagaagagcacTTTGCTGTTAACAGCTTTCTACAAGGCCTAATGGAGCAAGAAGTGTTAGATTCTGGGATGATGGAGGAACTGGCCCTTGACGGTCGACAAACAAGGACGAAGTACAGAGACCCAAGCGTCACCATGGAAGCACGACACCAGCAG GTGCGGGAGAACAGGGCCCGGCGGGAGGCTgagagacagaggcagcagagagagagggaggctcGGCGGGACGCCAGGGAGGAGGCGAAGAAGAGGGAGCGAGgggaggagatgaggaagaggcAGGAGGAGCGCAGGCAGGAGGAGATGGTGCAGCAGGAGATGGTGAGACTGCGACGtcagatggaggagaggagaggcctGGAACAGCTGTATCGACAGAG GGAAAGAGCAGAAGCGGGAGCGCAAACAGGAGCCAGAAGACTCCAGTCGCCACCAGCGCCTCCcgtaaagcagcagcagcagcagcaggacgcTGAGCGGTTATATCAAAAACAGAAGATTCAAGCCAAGGTCCACATGAGCAACCTCAAG TGCCTGCAGAGGCATTTCTCTGCGTGGTATTCCGCGGTGCTGGACCGAAGGCTACGTCTGGGTAAGGCCAAGGCTCTGTGCGACTGGAAGAAGCAGCTCAGAGCGTGGCGAGCATGGAGAGCTGTGGTGTGGGCGGAACAAAAGAAACGTGAGGTGACAAGAACAGAAGAGGAGCTGCGAAATGACAACAG ACAACGCCAGCTGGCTGCGGAAAGTGACCGAAGGCGGTTGCTACGGCGATGCCTGAATGAGTGGCAGCTATGGTGTCGGATGGAGAGGGAACAACGGGATATTTTGGCCCAGCAGCAGGAAACGAGACGCAAGATGGCCGCCTTAATTAGCGCGGCGTCAACGGGCAAACTCAAGGCCAGAGAGACCCCGGCTCCTCGGCTAATAATGGCCCCACCGGAGGCACCGAGCCAACCTGAGAACACGGGGAAG GAAGATCACAAGGGGGCAGGCGCTCCAGCCCCCGAAGAATGTGCGGCGCATCGGATCAAGACCCCCGCGGCTAAAGATTCGCCGCCCTCTGAGCCGTGGCAGGTGACGCGACGCCATGCGGCGCCCGCTCCCGCCGAGCTCCGGGAGGCACGGCAGAGGGCGGAGGGCCACCGTTCAAAAAAAAACGCGGCGTCACCGGGCGGCAGGTTCGAAAACAGACACGCAGTCCAGCAGGAGATCATCGCGCAACAGAGGAAGCTGCTGAAAGAGCAGCAAGAGCAAATTTCCCGGCTGCGGGAAAAGGAGAGCATGATGGGCCTGGAGCtggaaatggagaaaacagCGCAGCTTACCCAGCTATCAGCGTTAAGAGGCTCGAGACCGAGGAGCCACAGTTCTGACACCGGGGAGCAGAG GACGCAGAGAGTTGCAGCAGAGAGCGAAAGTCAGCGTGCGCCTTCGAGGAAAACTGTCTCGAGGCAGACGTGCCCCCATCCAATCATCACAG CCATGGAGGCCCGTGCACACCAGCGCGCAGAGCGACGGAGGGAAATCGAGGAACTCAGGAGGAAGAAAGACGAGGAAAAGCTG GCTGAGATGAAAGCCGCAGAGgagcaaagacagagagaggaggaggaggagaaacggaAGGCGGCGGAAAaacggagggaggagaaaagaaaagaaagagag agggaagaggagaaacagacGCAGCTGAAGAGGCAACAGGAGCTCCTCAGTCTGGCCCGTCAACACTATCACAGGACCTCGTTGCTACGGCGAGGCCTGGCTCCATGGAGACGCTTCATTCAGCTCAGAAAGGCCGATGTGGAG CTGGCCGAGAGTCACCGCAATCTCTTCCTCCTGAGGCGGTGCACGCTAGCCTGGCAGCGATCAGCAAGAGAGTCCCTGTCTGAGAAAGAAGCCTGCGCCGACCAACTGCACCAGCACTTTCTGCTTCGGAGGAGTTTAAGCTGCTGGAAACGA CTGAAAGACGTGAGGGCGATTCAGGAGGAGCGAGCCGAGCGCTTCCATCGCAGACGCACTCTGAGGAGGTTTCTGCTGGCCCTGCTGGACCACGTGACCCAGGAGAGGCTGGTGGAGTGGGACCGTCGGGAGCTGGCTCAGGAGCACAGTGACAG ACGGGTGCTGCAGCGATGTTTCCTGGCCTGGAGGCGGCTTCCGTGTCTGCTGCGCAGGGAAAGACAGAGGGACGAGCGGCGGGAGAAGCTGAGCCGGAAAGTGGCCGAGGTTCTGTCGGATTTCTGCTCCGTTCCGCTGTAA
- the zdhhc23b gene encoding palmitoyltransferase ZDHHC23-B isoform X2, with protein MKKRGNKVLKEEEEEETLCCCEYVNRHGERSHVAACCCDCEDLDDACDRFFKREAQKPESLSQVAAVVSDRIRVPWLWGGARKLELSIIPPLVLLPALLHLAAFHFLLGLVVLTALPGLVLWYYYFTHRKKGQTLFFLSLAIFSLGYMYYLFVTEVFPRGDVGLRQLVLVSVGVVLTLLALFHTKKKGPGVVRPSKEDVHSTVTYYGPVPDRDTSLNGGRQDVTMTVANRAGSPERAEAELKESGRRNWCPTCRVARPPRAGHCRICGVCVPRLDHHCVWWVPLKCLSLGTVVRFFLFVFSSPVSPPACLLYTDDAVSFRAVHSNQMDKQLCGPSQPPQLPAHTGPLPVDVAVRHQPGAAECLSASKPPHLLIVLPGGL; from the exons ATGAAGAAGCGAGGCAACAAggtgctgaaggaggaggaggaggaggagaccttGTGCTGCTGCGAGTACGTGAACAGACATGGCGAGCGCAGCCATGTAGCCGCCTGTTGCTGTGACTGTGAGGACCTGGATGATGCATGTGACAG GTTTTTCAAGAGGGAGGCTCAGAAACCTGAATCCCTGTCGCAGGTGGCTGCAGTCGTCTCCGACCGCATCCGTGTGCCGTGGCTGTGGGGCGGAGCCAGAAAACTGGAGTTGTCCATCATCCCTCCTCTTGTTCTCCTCCCCGCCTTGTTGCACCTGGctgctttccacttcctgctgggCCTGGTGGTTCTCACCGCCCTGCCCGGCCTGGTGCTGTGGTACTACTATTTCACCCACCGCAAGAAGGGACAGACgctcttcttcctcagcctCGCCATCTTCTCTTTGGGGTACATGTACTACTTGTTCGTCACGGAGGTGTTTCCCCGCGGGGATGTTGGACTGCGTCAGCTGGTGTTGGTAAGTGTAGGGGTCGTCCTCACCCTGCTCGCTCTCTTTCACACCAAGAAGAAGGGACCCGGCGTGGTGCGACCGAGCAAAGAGGACGTCCACAGCACGGTGACGTATTACGGCCCCGTGCCGGACAGAGACACTTCCCTGAACGGGGGGAGGCAGGACGTGACTATGACGGTAGCCAACCGGGCGGGGTCGCCGGAGCGGGCGGAGGCGGAGCTGAAGGAAAGCGGCCGAAGGAACTGGTGTCCGACGTGTAGGGTGGCGCGGCCCCCGAGGGCGGGACATTGTCGGATCTGTGGCGTCTGCGTGCCGCGTCTCGACCACCACTGTGTCTGGTGGGTTCCATTAAAATGCCTCTCGCTCGGCACTGTAGTCcgcttcttcctctttgtcttctcatCTCCTGTTTCCCCACCTGCGTGTCTTTTATACACAGACGACGCTGTCTCGTTCAGAGCTGTCCACTCAAACCaaatg GATAAACAGCTGTGTGGGCCAAGCCAACCACCGCAGCTTCCTGCTCACACTGGTCCTCTTCCTGTCGACGTCGCTGTACGGCATCAGCCTGGTGCTGCAGAGTGTTTGTCCGCATCAAAACCTCCTCACCTCCTTATTGTACTGCCCGGGGGTCTATGA